Proteins from a genomic interval of Pseudodesulfovibrio nedwellii:
- a CDS encoding type II 3-dehydroquinate dehydratase gives MAKLNILILNGPNLGHIGKRQPEIYGSQTIDDMPVLLEKTMGKAAEDIALTHFQSNSEGALIDRLELAREEGIDGIVFNAGAYTHTSLAISDCLAWIDIPCVEVHISNIWARTDQPLRQQSLMGDCCVGVIAGFGILGYVLGVQALYERLAR, from the coding sequence ATGGCCAAACTCAATATTTTGATACTGAATGGTCCGAATTTGGGACATATAGGCAAGCGGCAACCGGAAATTTATGGTTCGCAAACCATAGATGATATGCCCGTCTTGTTGGAAAAGACCATGGGCAAGGCTGCTGAAGATATTGCCCTCACACATTTTCAATCTAATTCCGAAGGCGCTCTTATTGATCGTCTGGAATTGGCCAGAGAAGAAGGTATTGACGGTATTGTGTTTAATGCTGGGGCATATACTCACACAAGCCTTGCCATTTCCGATTGTCTGGCCTGGATAGATATTCCGTGCGTGGAAGTGCATATAAGCAACATCTGGGCGCGGACGGATCAGCCTCTTAGACAGCAATCACTCATGGGTGACTGCTGTGTGGGTGTCATTGCCGGATTTGGTATTCTGGGGTATGTCCTTGGTGTTCAGGCGTTGTACGAACGTCTGGCTAGGTAA
- the efp gene encoding elongation factor P — protein sequence MISTKDFRTGLKIEIDGKPFEIVEFQHFKPGKGGAMMRTKLRHMRTGQVLDKTFRSGEKVKKPDMVVVGMQFIYKDGTDYVFMDLETYEQMNVPAENVGEKGGYIKEGDTVKVLLYNGELIGVDLPANVNLTVSQTDPGVQGDRVSNATKPATLETGLKINVPLFINEGETIKVDTRNGDYLGRE from the coding sequence ATGATTTCAACCAAAGATTTCAGGACCGGCCTGAAGATTGAAATAGACGGAAAACCTTTTGAAATCGTCGAATTTCAACATTTCAAACCAGGTAAGGGCGGTGCCATGATGCGCACCAAACTTCGTCATATGAGAACCGGTCAGGTTTTGGATAAGACTTTCCGTTCCGGCGAGAAGGTCAAAAAGCCGGATATGGTCGTCGTCGGTATGCAGTTTATTTATAAAGACGGTACTGATTATGTTTTCATGGACCTTGAGACCTACGAACAAATGAATGTTCCTGCCGAAAATGTCGGTGAGAAGGGTGGGTATATCAAGGAAGGCGACACCGTGAAGGTTCTGTTGTATAATGGTGAGCTTATTGGCGTTGATTTGCCTGCCAATGTCAACCTGACTGTTTCCCAGACCGACCCGGGTGTGCAGGGTGATCGTGTCAGTAATGCGACCAAGCCCGCCACCCTTGAAACCGGCCTTAAGATCAATGTACCGCTCTTCATTAACGAAGGCGAGACGATTAAGGTTGACACCCGCAACGGAGACTATCTGGGACGCGAATAA